The DNA sequence GTTTTCCAGCAGGGAGCGGTATTCCAGTGAGATTTGAGAATCCAGGGTGAAAAGAGCGCCACGCCCGCTTTCTTCCAGACGGGCAACGATATCGCGCAATTTGGGAGTCCAGGCACCCGCCCCGGCAAAGACAAAAACCTGGTATCTATCCAAAAGAGAAAGGCTTAGCTGTTCGGGTCCGATGCGGTCAACGCTGCCGCTTCCGGCATAGACATCCAAAAGAGGCTTCAAAAATAAGGGCAAACCGGGCTTGGAAGTGACCACCGCGACCCGTGGCGTCAAATGGAACGGAAAGGCAAAATAACTGCGGTTGTCCTGTTCGAGGCGGTCATCCACAACTTCCACATAACCGCTTTGCCAACCATCTTCGCGCAAATCCACGCTGATGCTTTGGTTCACGGTTTGCCGCGGTGCCAGGGAGATGAATTTTTCCGCGGCCTTGGCTTCGCCCAAAACCACGCGCACCAACACTTCCTCCCGGCTGGATGAACCATGGTTAGTTACCTGAAACTCAATGTTTTGGCGGCGTGAGCGTTCAACCAATTGCGGTAAAACGCGGGCATTTGAACAGCTCAGGTTATCGAATTCCTTCTCCGCTGCCACGTTGATTACATTCAGGGTCAAATCCAAGGCGGTGGGATATTCCTGCTCCTGAGCGTCGGTTATGAGATAAAGTTCCCGGTTCGCCAGCTGGGTTTCGCCAAGTTTTTCCTGTGCCAGCTCCAGCATCGTCTGCAGTGGCAAGGGGTTATAGGTTGTGGAAATTTGTCCCAAAAGGTCATCCGGCAAGCCGCCCGCGTAGATTTGAGAATGCAGACGGTTCCATTTTTCATCCGAGGTAACCAGGATGAAGCGGTCTTCCGGGTCGCAGGCTTGGGAAATCTTTTCCAGGGCTTCTTTGGCGCGATCGAGGCTGCTGCGTGATTCGGTTACGTAATCCATGCTGTAGGATGTATCCAGCAGAATTGCCATCGCTGTGGGTGGGTGTTTTTTGGAAGGTTTCAGTTTTTTGTAATTCAGCAGCGGCCGCGTGGCAGCCAGCGTCACCAGAAGGATTATCAGCATGCGGATGATGAGCAGAATGATGTTTTTCAGCTTGGTGCGCTTTTTTTCCTCCTGCTGTCCGGCTTTGATGAAGCGCAGGGTGGGAAAAACCACGCGTTTGGGCTTCTTTTTTGCCAAAAGCCAGATTAAAAGAGGCAGAATCGTGGCCGCGGTGAAGAAAAGCAGGCCAGAATTCAGGAAACTGAAGCCGTTCATGGTTTAGGGCAGTCCCAGCCCTAGGGAAAAGAGATATTCGCTGTCCCGCAAGCGTAAACCCTTGTTGTTTATGGCAAAATCGAAACGAAAGACATTGTAATTATAGCCCGCGCCAAGGGTATAGTTGATATTTTGAATCCCATAGAAATCAGAGCTGTAAAGCCCCGCACGCAGTGTGAAGGCCTGGGACACATTTTGCCCGGAGCTGAAAGCGGAGGATTCCCAGCCCCAAAGATATTGGAAACCAAGATGATAGGTGGGCTCGGGGGTTTGGGAAATCTTGCCCTGGGTTCCCAGGCTCAGGGTCATGTTCTGGGTTCCATATTGCGCGCCCAAGGCAAGGTGGCTTTGCAGGGGCACAGAGTCGTAACCCCAATCCCAATAAAGCCTTGAGAGAATATCCGTGGCTGCCAAGCCGAAGGTGAAATCCCCGGTTTGCAGCGTGACGCCCAAATCGCTGGAAAAACCTTTGACCTTGGTGTCGATAAAAGTGGTGTCGGGACGTTCGGAGCGCAGATATACCAGCCTGCCGGTGAGATATTTAGCGTTCAATCCAAAGCGCAGGTTTTGCCAGGAATTGTCGCTGCCAGCCAGAGTTACCTGCCATTTATCCAACTGATAATCCAGATAGCGGAAGCTGCCGTCATAACCAAAAAGCGAATCCGGGCTTTCCATGATATAAATTGCGGACATGGGTTGATAGGTCCAGGCTGTCTGTTTTGCCAAAAGCGTTACGTATTTGAATTGGCTGGGGCGCAGGACGTTGCTGAATTGGGCAGCTTCGGCGATGCTCATGTCGTCATCACCCTTCACCCTGAAACTCGCAGCCAGCAGACTGTATTGGTTCGTCCCCAACAGCGCGGGATTGGAATAGCTGGCATAAAAATCCGCGGCGTTGGTCAGGTTCAAGCCACCCATCCCAATGGCGATGGGCGAGACATTGCCTTGCGGGCTGCCATAATCGAAGGAAGTGATGGGAAGATCTGGCTTATCCCACCACGCGTTCAGGGGCAGGATGAGCAAACATAAAATTAATACCACCAAGCTTTTCAAGCCACGCTCCTTTCCAGTTTTAAGCGGGCCCAAGAGCCAACAAACCAGCCGCTGATGCCCGTGAAAACGCCAGCCAAGGCATCCACAAACCAGTGGTAATGACAATAAACAGTGGCAATGGAGAGAAAAAAGGTGATGAACGCGAACACGTATCCCATTTTGGGGGTGTGTTTTAGCGCCGCGATGGTGAGCACAAGCGCGATGGCGATATGAGAGCTGGGGAAAGCGCCGCCCCAATGGTTGCTGCGGTTGTAAATCAGAGCCATAATGCGGGTAAAAACCCCACCCCTATAGGTTTGGGAAAGCGTGAGAGCATCGGTGTGGATGCGTGCCCCCACCACCGGGATGAGGCTATAAAAGATATAACAGCAATAGAATACAAAGGTCAGATTGAAGATCAGTTCTTTGAAGGCGGGCTTGTTTTTCAAGTAAAAATAGACGGGCAGACCGGCAATCATGGGATAATAGCAAAAGTAGGCAAAATGGAAGACTTCCTGGGTCAGCCAATGGTTTAATTTTTGTCCCCAAACCAGGGAGGGGTAATAACCGAAGATTTTATGATCCAGTTCCATGAACCAGGGATCCAACCAATCGGGAAAAATGATGCGGGCAACGGCATGAAGGGAACCGTAAAAATATGCGAAAAGCACAATTGGGTAAACCTCGTGTATGAACCGCAAAGCTTGATTTAATATGGGTTTATTGCTTAAATCCAGATTCTTTTCAGCCCATGCCATCACCAAAACCAACCCAGCCACCAGCAAATGACCCGGCAGATGTTTTTCCGCATGCTCCACCCTGCCCAAAAAAATGCCAATGGTCATGTAAACAACAATCCAGGCGCAATATGCCAGGGTGATTTTATCTATGGCGCTGAATGAAAACGAAAAGCCGGCTGTTTTCTTTTTGCGAACCACAAGCTGTTCTGGCATCTACAATTCCCCCAGTTTTTTAGAGACGGCAAAATTCAATATCCCCATTAAAATGGCATTGCTCCAGACGATGGCAACAAAAAAGCGAGGTAAATCCACTCTGAAACTGGGGATGAAGGCAAAAAAGAAATGGGAAAGCAACACGGGCAGAATTACAATCACATATTGTGCGAAGCGGAACTGCTTCCACAAAACCACAATCAGCCACGCCACGAACAGGGTTATCACCATCGGAAGTGGCATAAAATAAAGCAGATAGCCAGTGTAGGTGAAAACGCCGCGTCCTCCACGGAATTTGTGTGTAACTGGGAGGCAATGACCAACCAACATGGCTGTTCCATAGATCAGCATCACGTTTTTGTGGTAAAGAATTTCAGCTCCGGCAATGGAGCCGTGGAATGCAAGCAGTCTCATCAGGAATTCCACAACCTGAAGAAACAGCAGGGCTTTCATCATGTCCAGCGCGCCCACCACGATGCCCATGGATTTGCTGACGTTGCGATAGATGTTTTCCGTATCTGCCAACCCGGTGCCCACTTTCTCAATATTTAAGGAACGGAAAGTGCGCGCCACTATGCGCGCGGTGGAAAAACAGCCATAGAAATAGGCCGCCACTATGATGAGCAGTATAATGATGATGTTCAAAGCTTCACCCGTAATTCCTTTGGCCGAAAATGACGGAACCCAGGCGCAGCATGTTCGCCCCTTCCTGCAACGCCACTTCAAAATCGCCGCTCATGCCCATGGAAAGGTGGTCCCAACTGACTCCTGGGATATTTTGGCTTTCCAGCTTTTCTTTCAGCGCGTGCAACTGTTTGAAAAATGGTCGCGTCTTTTCGGGGTCCAGGCTCATCACACCCATGGTCATCAAACCACGCACCCGCAGGCAGGAAAGTGAAGCTATTTGCCAAATCATGTCCTCGGCATTTTCCAAGCTTATTCCACTTTTGGATTCCTCGGCGGTGGTGTTTATCTGAACCAGGATATCCTGGGTGAGGTTCTTTCTGCCCAGGGATTTATTAAGCTCCCGCGCCAGGTTCAAGCTGCCGATGGATTGGATGAGCATGGGATTGAGGCTCAAGAGTTTGTTAATCTTATTGGTCTGCAGGCGGCCGATGAAATGGAAGCCTTCGTAGGGAGCGCTTAAAAGCGGGATTTTGCGTTCGGCTTCCTGCACCTTGTTTTCCGCGATATGCGTGACGCCAAGACGCAGGACTTCATCAACAAATTCCACAGGATGGGTTTTGGTGACAGCCACCAAAGTGACTTTTTCACCATCGCGCCCACATTGCCGCAAGGTTTGGGCAATTCTTTCCTGCACTTTCTTCAGGTTTTCCGCAATTTGGCTCATCAAGGCTCCCTTGTTAAAATATTGTGTTTTTTGAAGCTGGATTTGCCTGATTGACCAAGGATTAGCCAAACGCAAACGTTTCCAGCATAACTCATCCATTTTTGTCGGGGTGATTCTATGTCAAGAAAAATCTCGTTTCCCAAAGGGCTCGACCTGATATCAGAGTTTGTCCCCGCCATTCATTCAATTTATCCCGGATGAAGCTGTGTGTTTTGAAATCAACACAAGGCTCCCATATATGGAACGAGTCTGCTGAAAACGGGTTATCTAAGCCCTAAGTCTATGTGTCGCTTAAGTTTGCTTTTGCAACATAAGGAAGACATAAGGGGGCGATACCGAAAACGGCAGGTTTATCCAGTCTGCGCGGACATTTTAGCCCCGGCACGAGGCTTTTTTTTCGGCTCCGCCCTGGGCAGATAAAATTGATCGAAACGACGTTTAAGATACAGCCGGATAGCCAGATAGTCCGCGATGCTAACCGAGCTGAAAATCGCCGCCATGATCATCATTTGATATTTTATGGCCACCAAAGCCGAAGCTCCACCCAAAATTTGACCCGACATCATTCCGGGCAGGCTCACCACGCCCATGGAGGCAATCGATAAAAGCCTGGGCAAGAGTGAAATATGCATGGCCTGCTGGAAGGCGGGCAAAGCGGCTTCCCAGTGGCTGGCTCCCAGGCTGATGCGAGTGTAATAGGCTTTCCAGTTGTCGCTGAGCTTTCCTTCAAAACGTTCCATCGCCAGGGCGCAACTGTTCATGGTGTTACCTAAAACCATGCCGTAGATGGGAATAACGATGGTGGCGGCGAAAAAAGGCTGGGGACGAATCACCACAAAAAGCAGCCAGGGCATCACAATCAAGGAAGCCACTCCCAGCGCCATAAAAAAGATGGAGACCAGGATGCGCCGCTGGAATTTAATCCTGCCGCGCAGGGTGATGACCGCGTTGCTGAGCATGATGAGCACCCAAAAGAGGGTGAGCCAAACATTGTCTTTTTCAAAAAGCAGTTGCAGCCAAATCCCGATGAGAGCAAGCTGCGCAATCATGCGCCCGAAGGCGGTGAGAAGCTGTTTGGTGAGTTTCAGCTTCAATTGATGAAAGATGGCCAGCGGAAAAAGCAGAAGCAACATCGAAAAGAAGAGTCCCCAATAGCTGATATCCATGTCAATTGCCTCCATTATCGTGAATTCTGCCATCCTGAATCCGCCATCTGCGCTGCCAGCGGCTTTGCCAGAGTGGAT is a window from the Candidatus Cloacimonadota bacterium genome containing:
- a CDS encoding VWA domain-containing protein, whose product is MNGFSFLNSGLLFFTAATILPLLIWLLAKKKPKRVVFPTLRFIKAGQQEEKKRTKLKNIILLIIRMLIILLVTLAATRPLLNYKKLKPSKKHPPTAMAILLDTSYSMDYVTESRSSLDRAKEALEKISQACDPEDRFILVTSDEKWNRLHSQIYAGGLPDDLLGQISTTYNPLPLQTMLELAQEKLGETQLANRELYLITDAQEQEYPTALDLTLNVINVAAEKEFDNLSCSNARVLPQLVERSRRQNIEFQVTNHGSSSREEVLVRVVLGEAKAAEKFISLAPRQTVNQSISVDLREDGWQSGYVEVVDDRLEQDNRSYFAFPFHLTPRVAVVTSKPGLPLFLKPLLDVYAGSGSVDRIGPEQLSLSLLDRYQVFVFAGAGAWTPKLRDIVARLEESGRGALFTLDSQISLEYRSLLENLFGTKFGAWQNDSGSVTYVNPHHFTTQLLRGKQIRYNNLAGSWNLSPSSGTTLLSGGGNSYALAKNNFILWNFDLENQGSTFFLDAAFAVFAYRSLEHSGTMVASGEHLSLGDTVNAAEIILPNAQSLELATRSYKLEQPGIHTLVQPDGTQKVVAVNAPLAESEFKPMDYKGLKNTKLLGKNWFDSLFHTRLGHDLWKILLAAALVLVILEIIIVKSEELRPATAASNPSTGSDT
- a CDS encoding glycerol-3-phosphate acyltransferase codes for the protein MNIIIILLIIVAAYFYGCFSTARIVARTFRSLNIEKVGTGLADTENIYRNVSKSMGIVVGALDMMKALLFLQVVEFLMRLLAFHGSIAGAEILYHKNVMLIYGTAMLVGHCLPVTHKFRGGRGVFTYTGYLLYFMPLPMVITLFVAWLIVVLWKQFRFAQYVIVILPVLLSHFFFAFIPSFRVDLPRFFVAIVWSNAILMGILNFAVSKKLGEL
- a CDS encoding YggS family pyridoxal phosphate-dependent enzyme, producing the protein MSQIAENLKKVQERIAQTLRQCGRDGEKVTLVAVTKTHPVEFVDEVLRLGVTHIAENKVQEAERKIPLLSAPYEGFHFIGRLQTNKINKLLSLNPMLIQSIGSLNLARELNKSLGRKNLTQDILVQINTTAEESKSGISLENAEDMIWQIASLSCLRVRGLMTMGVMSLDPEKTRPFFKQLHALKEKLESQNIPGVSWDHLSMGMSGDFEVALQEGANMLRLGSVIFGQRNYG
- a CDS encoding ABC transporter permease; translation: MDISYWGLFFSMLLLLFPLAIFHQLKLKLTKQLLTAFGRMIAQLALIGIWLQLLFEKDNVWLTLFWVLIMLSNAVITLRGRIKFQRRILVSIFFMALGVASLIVMPWLLFVVIRPQPFFAATIVIPIYGMVLGNTMNSCALAMERFEGKLSDNWKAYYTRISLGASHWEAALPAFQQAMHISLLPRLLSIASMGVVSLPGMMSGQILGGASALVAIKYQMMIMAAIFSSVSIADYLAIRLYLKRRFDQFYLPRAEPKKKPRAGAKMSAQTG